Part of the Candidatus Thermoplasmatota archaeon genome, GCACAAGACGATCCGCAAGGAGGTCGTGCTGGGCCCGCGCGAGACGCTCTCGGTGGGCGACGAGCTCACGCTCGGGCGGTTGCGCGTGCGCATCCACGGCATCAAGGTCGAGGGCAAAATGCTCGACAAGGGAAGCGCCGAGGCCAAGGAGATCGTGCGGGTGTTCGCGAAGCCCGTGCGCCTGTAGGGGTCGGCGACCGCGCTCAGCCCTGCATCGTCCGAAGCTTCGCCTCGAGGGCGTGGATGGCGTCGAGGTTCTCGCGGTACACGCGGTTGTAGGTGGCCACGTCGATCTTCTTTGTCAGCACGTCGTGCTGGGCGCGCACGATGGCCGCCTGGTGCTCGCGCACGCGAGCGACGAGCGAGCCGTAGTCTTCCGTCACGGGGTGGCAAGCGGGGTCGCGCTTCATGAACCTGACTGGCGGGCGGGCGCCGACGGCTTGCGATGAATGTTCATCGCAACGTCGGGTTGATCGCTGGCGTCCCGAGGCCGCCCGGGTTCCAACGGAAAAGTGCCTTTTCCGACAGTTACATAATGCCGCCGCGCGACTAGATTCGCCGGGAACGGGCGAGTCGCATGGGGATCAAGCTTAACAAGACCGCGGATGGGCGCGAGCACGTCGTCTTGGAGCCCGAGCTTGCGGCACGCCTGGAAAGCGCGGTCCGGGCCTCCAGCGGGTTCTCGCTGCGCGTGGGCGAGTCGCTTGCCCGGGTCGAGCCCCGCGAGTTCGACACGAGCCTCGTCCACGTGATGGAGCGCGTGAAGCCCCTGTTCCAGAAGTGGACGCTTGAGATGCTCTTTGTCCTCGCCGTGGCCCAGAAGCTTCGCTTCAACCAGATCAAGTCCCGCCTGGAGGGCATCAGCTCCCGCACGCTCTCGACGAAGCTCCAGGAGCTCGAGGCCATGGGCCTCGTCGACCGCAACGTGGTCAACGAGCGGCCCGTCCGCATCGAGTATCGCCTGAGCGAGCAGGGCCGCGTCATCGCGGGGCTCACGGCGCCGCTTGTGGTCTACATGAGCCTCGAGCCCGCCCGCGTCGTGCCCGCGCTTGCAACGATCCACGCGGACGACGACGCGCCGGCCACGCAGGCCTAGCGCATGCGCGAGTTCCTCGTCGCCTTCTCCCGCGCCCGGAGCGCCCCCGACGTTCCTCTCGACGACCTTCCGTCCTCCGGCGGACGCTTCGACCTCGTCTGCCGCGTCGTTGCCGCCGCGTTCCTCGTCTCGAACGGGATCCGTCGCGACGTCCGCCTCACGCTCGTGCTGGAGGGTCCGCCCAAGCCGCCGCTTGCCGTGCGGCTCCGCGGCGACGCGCTTCGCAACCTGCACCCTGACGAGCGGTCGATCGCCGCGTGGCTGCTTCGCGCGATGGCAAAGCCCTCGGTGCCGGGCGCTTGGCTTTCGGCCGGCGACGGCATCGAGCTGTCGCGCGCCTTGCCCTCGGACGTCCTGGCGGAGCGTCCGGACGCTCCGCTTGTCGTCCTTGCCGAGGACGGCGTTCCGCTGGAGAAGGCGGAGCTGCCCGCGGGGGCATGGTTTGTCCTGGGGGACGACCGGGGCGTTCCGCCGTCGCTTGCGTCGGCGCTGTCGACGCGTCGGGCCCTCCGCCTCTCGGTGGGTCCGGTGAGCCTCCACACGGACCAGTGCGTCGCGATCCTTCACAACGCGCTCGACCGGGCGGGCGCGACGCGGTGAGCGGGGACGGCCGGGAGGCGGAAGGCACGCCCCCCGGCCTGCGCGAATCCGCCTCCCTTCACTGCACCCTCATGTTTCGGAGGAAGCCCGCGCTTCCTCACGTGAAAGTCCTCATTGGACTTTCACGTTGTCGATGGCCCACCCGAGGTAGTTGTTGGCCGTCCCGTCGACCGAGTCGAAGAAGAAGCGGACCTTCGTGCCGCTGCTCTTGTAGCTCGACAGGCCGATCTCGACCGGGCCCCACGCCGTCTGGTCGGCGTTGCGGCTGTCGCGCTGCCAGAGGGTCGTCCACGACGTGCTGCCGGACACTTGCACCTGCACGCGCAGGATGTCGTAGGCGCCACCCGAATAGTTCTCCTTCACGTACTTCGTGTCGAAGGTGAGCTTGGGCGAGGCGATGTTGTTGAGGTTCATCGCCGGCGTGTCCGCGTTCCCGGTCGTGCGCGAGCCCGTCGCGTAGTTGCACGTGCTCGCCTGGTTGTACTGCAGGGAGTTGGGCGACGACACGGCTCCCGCGCACGTGCTGCCCACGCGCCACAGCCCGCTGAACGTCCAACCGGCAGGCGTGCCCGTTCCGCCGTCGAACTTCTCGTCGAGGACGGCCGTCGCAGCCTGGCACCCGCTGATGGACAGCGTGGCCGTGCCGGTGGCGCCGTTGTAGCCGCCAAGCTGGATGCGGTACGTCGTCCCGGAGGTGCAGGTGAAGCTGATCTGCGATTGCAGGCCGCCTCCCGTGTCGTCGTTGCAAGCGAGGTTCGCAAGTGAGCCAAGGCTGCTTCCGGTGTACGCGGCAACCACGGTGTCGTAGTTCGTGCTTCCGCCCACCGTGCTCACGGTCGCGGTGCCCGCGGCCGGCGCGGTCCAGCTGTACCAAACGGTCGCGCCGATGCTGCCGCACGGCCGCGGCTCGCCGGCCTCGAGGTCGGCCCCGCTCGTGCTTTGCGTGTTCGAGTAGGGCGATCCCGTGGCGGAGATGGGACTGCCAAAACAGTTGTTCGACGGTCCCGGACAGGAGGGCGTGGCCGAAACCTGGTTGCTGCGCGGTCCCTCGCCGACGGCGTTCACGGCGGAGACCTGGTAGTAGTACGTCACGCCGTTTGTCACGCTCGTGTCGGTGTACGACGTCGTGACGCCAAGGCTCGCGTAGAGCGAGAGCGAGCCCGACGTGGTCCCCCGGTAGAGCCGGTAGCCCGTGATGGGGCTTCCGCCGTCGGAGGGCGTCGTCCACGAGAGCGACACTTGCAAGTTGCCGGCCGAGGCCGAAAGCGAAGGCGCCGAGGGCACTGAAGTCGCCGGAGCCGTCGCCGCGTCGGCGCGGATGCGGCCGTAGCCGAACTTGTTGTCGAAGCCCGCCGCGCCGAGGTCAAGGGCGGTGTTTCGCAATCGGTTCTCGATGTCCGTGAAGCCCCAGGACGGGTTGAGCGTCTTGAGGAGCGCGGCCGTGCCCGCCACGTGCGGCGTGGCCATCGAGGTGCCGCTCATCGTGCAGTAGCTGTTCGTGTTGGGGCCGCAGGCCGACAGGATGTCGCTCCCGGGCGCCGAGACGTCCACTTGGGGCCCCTCGCTCGAGAAGCTCGAAAACCCGTCGGAGGAGGTCGTCGACGAGACGACGATCACGACAGACGCCTTGTCGCGCCACGGGTAGGAGACGCAATTCGTGCACGGGCCCGAGTTGCCGGCGGCCGCGACGTGCGTGACGCCGCGGTCGTGCGAGTATTGCACGGCGTCGTTCATGGCTGCGCTCGCGGCGCTGGAGCCCCACGAGTTCGAGGCGATGTGCGCGCCTTGGTCGCCGGCGTACTTGAGCGCGTTCACGAGCGTGGTGGTGGAGGACGTGCAGTAGATGCCGGAGACGTAGAACGCCTTCACGGGAAGGATCGTGTGCTGGCTCATGCCCGCGATGCCTTTGGCGTTGTTGATCGTGGCGCCGGCCGTGCCGGTGGTGTGCGTGCCGTGGTAGCCGCAGGCGCCTCCCTCGTCGTTCGGGTCGTTGTCGTTGTTCACGAAGTCGTACCCTTGCAGCACGCGGCCGGAGCCCGCGAACTCCTCGTGCGTCTTGACGAGGCCCGAATCCATCATCTGGACCTTGACGGAGGTGGAGCCAAGCGTCCGGTCCCACGCGGTCTCCGCGCCGATCTTCTTGCTGCCCCAGTGGCCCGAGTTGCCGTACAGGGAATCGTTGGGCACAAGCCGCAGGAAGGCCGCCATGGGGTTGTCCCATTCGTAGTAGCGCACGCGGTCGTCCGTGCGAACCTGCGCTTCGAAAAGCGAGGCTGGCTCGGCCCGCACGACGGCAAAGACGAGGTCCGCGTCGGTCCACAGCACGGTCGCACCGTGGTACGTCGCGCCCGGCTCGATCTCCGAAGGGATCCTGTCGAAGAACCCGACGATGTAGTCGCGCTCGCCCACCGGCGCGCGCGAAGGGTCCACGAGAATCGGATCGACGCTTGCAAGATCGGCCACGGCTGTGCCGTACGGGAAACCGAAGAACGCGATCGCGACGCTGACGCTCACCAACCGACGGAGGTTTCGCAGCCTCTCATGCCCCCGCCGCCGCAGCGTCCCGCCCCCCTATCAAGGTCGCGGGGGCGTTTCCGATGCGGGTTGCGTCGGAAGCTTCATGGCCTGCGCGCGGCCGCGATCGCAACCCCGAACGCGAACAACACCCCGACCGGTTCGAGCGCGGGCGCACGGGCCGGAGGCGTCACGACGACGAAGCGCCACTGGAACGAAAGCGTGCCGCCCTCGCTGTTGCGCGCCTCCAGCAGGACCGTGTGGTTGCCGGGAGCAAACCCACCAGCGGGAGCGTACGAGAAGGCGCCTTCCGAGAATGCCAACCGATCCGTGACTTCTTGCCGGTCCACAAACAGCCGAACGTGTCCGGTTTCGACGGCGCCCACAGGCGTGGAAAGCGTCACGCGGACGCGCGCCGTGACGGGAACGACGGAGCCGTTGGCGGGCTCGTACGTTTCGAGCACGGGTCCCGGAACGAAGGTTCGCTCCGGCGTTGCAAGCGAGAACGTCGGCGAGCGCGCCGCGTTGCCCGAGAAATCGTGGCACGTGGCCCAATAGGTGTAGTTCGTTTTCGGCCGCAGCCCGATCACGGGGTAGTTCTGGAACCGGGCGGGTTCCGTCGTGGGGTACGGAACGGGCTCTGGCGCGCTCTCGCGGAGGATCTCGAGGTTGCACAAGGCGTGCTCGTCGGTCGTCGTGGAGATGAGCGCGCCGGCGTATGTGACGTTCTCCGGCGGCAGGAAAACGATGCGGGGCGGCGCGACGTCGCGGCGGAAGGCAAGCGAGTGGTTGCCGGCGGGAAGGCGAACGCGGAACTCGACCAGAAACCCGTCGTCCTGCGCGCGGCCGGTGAGGTTGAACAGCGCGTGGTCGCCGGCGGCCTCCTCGAGCGCTGGGCTCGAGTATTCGTTGGGAATCGACCCGCCCACGGTGGGGACGACCTGCCGCGGGCGCTCGACGTCGAACGTGCCCGCGAATCGGATGCGCCCGTACACGGTGCGCTCGGCCGAGACGTTGAGGATCGCCGTATCGGCGTCGAGGCGGACCCACTGGGGGCCTTCCCCCTGCACGGTTCCTCGGGTGCCTTCCGCGTCCGCCTCGAAGTCGTCCGATGCCGCCTGCGCGACGCCGGGGAGGACGAGGACGCAAAGCGCGAACGCGAGCCTCCAATGCCCCCGCATGGCTCCGGGGAACGCGTGGGGAAAAATAAAGGCGAGGGGCGCCCCGCGGCGCCCCTCGGATCGTCACGTCAGGCCGCGCCGCCGCGGATGAGGCCCCAGCCGTACGTGCTGTCGTGGCCGGAGGCCCCAAGGTCCATCGCGGTGGACTTCAGGCGGTCGTAGATCTGCTGGGACGTGAAGCCCGGGTTGTTGCTCTTCACGAGAGCGGCAAGGCCCGCCACGTGGGGCGTGGCCATCGAGGTGCCCGACGAGAGCACGTAGCACCGGTCGGCGTTCTGCTTCGTGCACGGCTGCTTGTCCGTCCACAGCGAGGGAATGTCCTCGCCCGGCGCGGAGAAGTCGAGCTCGGGGCCTTTGCTCGTGAACGACGACACGACGTTCGTCTTGCCCGTGCTGCCCACGGCCGTCACGCCCGGGTACTTCGCGGGATACTCCACACAGTTGCTGCAGCCGCCGTTCCCCGAGGCCGCCGCGATAAACGCGCCCGCGTCGAGGGCGGCGTTGATGGCGTTTCGGATGGTGGACGAGTCGCCCGTGGTGCCAAGCGAGTAGCTGTGGATGTGGGCGCCCGAGCCCGTGCAGGAGTTGATGCCGTTTGCCACCTGGCTTACGGTGCCCGAGCCGCGGGTGTTCAAGAGCTTCACGCCGCCGATGGCGACCTTCGTGATGCCCGCCACGCCCTTGGCGTTGTTCGGCATGGCGGCAATCGTGCCGGTGACGTGCGACCCGTGCCCGTTGTCGTCGTAGGCCGTGGTCTTGCCGTTGATGGCGTCAAACCAGTGGTACCAGGTCACGCCCTGAAAGTCCTCGTGCGTCCTGCGTTGGCCGGTGTCGCCCACGCAGACCTTCGTGGACGTCGTCCCGAAGCCTTTGTCCCAGGCAAGCTCCATGTTCGTGGTCGCGGGTTTCATGTCGTACTGGTAGTTCGCGTAGTGCGTGTCGTTGGGGACAAGCGAGGCCCGCACGACCTCAAGGTCCCGCTCGACGTAGCGCACGTTGTCGTCGCGTGCCGTGGTCGCGAAGAACTCGTGCGGAGTCGAAACGTCCACGACGAAGAACCGGAGGTCCTCGTTCACCGAGACGACGGTCTGGCCCGCGTACGTGGACCGGTCCTCCGGCAGCTCGTGGAAGGCCACGATCCACAGGCCCGACGACGCGCGCTCCGAAACGCCGGCCGATGCGAACTGCGGCGGTCCGGCGTCGGTCATGCCGACCTGCGGGACGGCCGAGGCGGTCGAAACTCCAAGCACAACGAACATCGCGATCACAACGACGATTCCTTTCATCCTTTCCACTCCCGACCTTCCGTCGTGAAAAGACCGACGGCGGCATCGAACTTCGGCCGCAGACGACGACGCGGCGATCCTGAAACGAACGTGCCTTGGCTCTCGAGCGTGCCCCCTTGCGGCCCGCGCCCCCGCGAGCGCACAATATTCGGTGGCCGACGTTGAACCTGCCGCCGGACTATTGCAACGATTGCACAGGAGCGAGCACCCGGCGGCCGTCCACGCCCGAAGGTGCGATCGGGGGCGCGTCCTGCCCGACTGCAAGCGCGGCGTGGGCGCCCGGCACGTGCGTCAGGATGACCCGCGCAAGCGCGCGTCGAATCCGGATGCCCGCCGTGCTCGCGCTTGCATGGATCTCGCGACCCACCTGCGCCAATCCGATGCGCCGGGGGGATGCAAAGAAACCGCCCTCGGCGGCCTTGCGCAGCGCGCGAAGGTCGGCGCCGGCGCGGTTTGCAAAAGAGGGTGCTTCCGGGATCTGCACGAACCGGTACCGGCCTTGCGCGAAGTCCCGCACGCCTTGGGCAAAGCGCGCAAGCCCCGGCTGCGATCCGTAGGCCGTAAGCCTTCCCGCGCCGTGGCGAAACTCGGTCGTGAGCGCGCCGGCCGCTCCGCAAGCGTCCCGGAGGAGGTGCTCGGGCGAGAATCCTCCGGAGCCCTCGCGCGGCCGGGCCCAGCGCTCGAAGATGACCCGACGTCCGAGGGACCGCTCGAGAACCTCCCGCGCCAGGATCGGTTGCGGAAGGGCCCCGCCCAGCTGGCGATCGAGCCGCGCTACCGCCTCGGGCGGGCCTTCCACGACGAGGATCTCCCAGGCCTCTGCGTCGACGACCGAAAGCGATTCCACGCGACCCACGAGCGCGGGCTCCGACAGGATGGCCGAGCGAAGTCCCGTCGCCTCGACGGGTGCCCAAAGCTCCACGGCAAGCGATGGCGAGCCGCTTCGCTGCGCGCGGATCCACTCGAGGTGCAAGGCGCAAAGACGCGCCACGGCGCGACGGAGATCCTCCTCCAGCGCGCTCTTCGAGCGGTTCTGCCGCGCCGCAAGCAGCCGGATGGAGGTGCGCCGCGGCTCGTCGAAGTATCCATGGGAGAGGGCGTGAAGGAGGATCCTCTCGTCCGGCGGGGCAAGCCCCCCCGATGCCGCCTTGGAAGGCGCCGGCCCAAGGCGCAGCAGGCGCAAGCGAAGCGAGGGAGCCAACGCCGTTCGCGCGGCGTCGACGAAACGCTCGAACGGGGCCTCGGCGGGCGCGGTGACGGTGACAAGGAGCGCGCCGGCTTCCACGCGGGCCGCGTAGGCCGCGCGGGGACCCAGCTCGCGCGCGCAAAGCTGGGGAAGCGACGGGCGCCCGCGCCCGTCGTCGAGGTCCGGGTCGAAAAAGGCCAGCGAGCCCGGTTGGCGCGCCAGGGGCTGGAGGGTTCCGCCGGCGGCGGCTTCGCGCGCCAGCCGGGCCGAGAGCTCGTCGAGGTCGCGCTCGGGCCCCTGCACGATCACCAGGCGGGACACGGCGTCGGAGGTGGCGCAGGTGGTTCGGATCGTGGCGCGGAGCTTGGGGCGCGCCAAGAGAAGATCGTAGACGGGGCTGGGGCTCCGACCGGTCACGGCGAATTCGACTTGTCGGCGCACCGACTGCCCCCGCCGGGTCAACCGCCGCCAAGCGCAAGAACGTTGCGTCCCAAGCCGCAACCCTTACGAGAGGACGAGTCGTGCCCGAACCCCGATGCGCGCGCTTCTGGCGACGGCTGCCCTCGGTGCGGTCCTCCTGTCGGCCCTGTGGCTTGCCGGCGACGCGTCCGCTGCGCGGGAGTCGACCGTGGTCGCGCTTGCCTACAACGTCGACGTTACCCAGCCGACCCTCCTTGACCAGGGCATCGTGCAGGTGACCCTGGAGATTCGAAACGCGCGCGATCGGGTCCTCAACTTCACGTTGCGCACGGCGACGCACGAGTACGCTGTCCTGCGTCTCTTCAACGATCTTGGCGGGACCCTGCGGCAGCACGCGGGCGGCTGGAACTTCACGCCGACCTCGGACGTCGCGTCCTTCATGTACGAGATCAACGTGCGCAAGCCCGCCACCACGCCCAGCGAGTACAACAGCTGGCTCTCGCCGGCCTTTGGCGTCGTGAAGGCCGAGGCGTTGTCCATCCCGTTCGATTACACCTACTACTGTCCCGTCGGATGGACCGGCGGCCAGCCGTGCCCGGGCCCGAACTTCACGGCCGCGGTCACGTTCCGGCTGCCCGCCGGCTGGAACGTCGAAGCCCCATGGGAGGCCACGGGCCCCGGTCAGTTCGTGCTCCCGGCCGGCGACGCGATCCGCGGCGTGCTGCCGCGCGGCTTTGTCGCGCTGGGTCCGTTTTCGGGCGAGTCGCAGGAGCGCGCGGGCAAGACGTTCGTGTACGCGCGCCTCTCCGGCGAGCTTGCGGACCGCTCCGTGATCTTCGACTACCTCGAGGCGGCCACGCCCTACTACGCAAGCGTGTACGGCAACGTCACGCGCGACAAGATCCTCGTCATCAGCGCGGGCGCGCCCATGTTCCACGGGGGCCTCGGGTCGACCGACTCCCTTTTCGTGCACC contains:
- a CDS encoding S8 family serine peptidase, translating into MSVSVAIAFFGFPYGTAVADLASVDPILVDPSRAPVGERDYIVGFFDRIPSEIEPGATYHGATVLWTDADLVFAVVRAEPASLFEAQVRTDDRVRYYEWDNPMAAFLRLVPNDSLYGNSGHWGSKKIGAETAWDRTLGSTSVKVQMMDSGLVKTHEEFAGSGRVLQGYDFVNNDNDPNDEGGACGYHGTHTTGTAGATINNAKGIAGMSQHTILPVKAFYVSGIYCTSSTTTLVNALKYAGDQGAHIASNSWGSSAASAAMNDAVQYSHDRGVTHVAAAGNSGPCTNCVSYPWRDKASVVIVVSSTTSSDGFSSFSSEGPQVDVSAPGSDILSACGPNTNSYCTMSGTSMATPHVAGTAALLKTLNPSWGFTDIENRLRNTALDLGAAGFDNKFGYGRIRADAATAPATSVPSAPSLSASAGNLQVSLSWTTPSDGGSPITGYRLYRGTTSGSLSLYASLGVTTSYTDTSVTNGVTYYYQVSAVNAVGEGPRSNQVSATPSCPGPSNNCFGSPISATGSPYSNTQSTSGADLEAGEPRPCGSIGATVWYSWTAPAAGTATVSTVGGSTNYDTVVAAYTGSSLGSLANLACNDDTGGGLQSQISFTCTSGTTYRIQLGGYNGATGTATLSISGCQAATAVLDEKFDGGTGTPAGWTFSGLWRVGSTCAGAVSSPNSLQYNQASTCNYATGSRTTGNADTPAMNLNNIASPKLTFDTKYVKENYSGGAYDILRVQVQVSGSTSWTTLWQRDSRNADQTAWGPVEIGLSSYKSSGTKVRFFFDSVDGTANNYLGWAIDNVKVQ
- a CDS encoding helix-turn-helix domain-containing protein, encoding MRRQVEFAVTGRSPSPVYDLLLARPKLRATIRTTCATSDAVSRLVIVQGPERDLDELSARLAREAAAGGTLQPLARQPGSLAFFDPDLDDGRGRPSLPQLCARELGPRAAYAARVEAGALLVTVTAPAEAPFERFVDAARTALAPSLRLRLLRLGPAPSKAASGGLAPPDERILLHALSHGYFDEPRRTSIRLLAARQNRSKSALEEDLRRAVARLCALHLEWIRAQRSGSPSLAVELWAPVEATGLRSAILSEPALVGRVESLSVVDAEAWEILVVEGPPEAVARLDRQLGGALPQPILAREVLERSLGRRVIFERWARPREGSGGFSPEHLLRDACGAAGALTTEFRHGAGRLTAYGSQPGLARFAQGVRDFAQGRYRFVQIPEAPSFANRAGADLRALRKAAEGGFFASPRRIGLAQVGREIHASASTAGIRIRRALARVILTHVPGAHAALAVGQDAPPIAPSGVDGRRVLAPVQSLQ
- a CDS encoding S8 family serine peptidase, producing MKGIVVVIAMFVVLGVSTASAVPQVGMTDAGPPQFASAGVSERASSGLWIVAFHELPEDRSTYAGQTVVSVNEDLRFFVVDVSTPHEFFATTARDDNVRYVERDLEVVRASLVPNDTHYANYQYDMKPATTNMELAWDKGFGTTSTKVCVGDTGQRRTHEDFQGVTWYHWFDAINGKTTAYDDNGHGSHVTGTIAAMPNNAKGVAGITKVAIGGVKLLNTRGSGTVSQVANGINSCTGSGAHIHSYSLGTTGDSSTIRNAINAALDAGAFIAAASGNGGCSNCVEYPAKYPGVTAVGSTGKTNVVSSFTSKGPELDFSAPGEDIPSLWTDKQPCTKQNADRCYVLSSGTSMATPHVAGLAALVKSNNPGFTSQQIYDRLKSTAMDLGASGHDSTYGWGLIRGGAA
- a CDS encoding HVO_0476 family zinc finger protein, yielding HKTIRKEVVLGPRETLSVGDELTLGRLRVRIHGIKVEGKMLDKGSAEAKEIVRVFAKPVRL
- a CDS encoding helix-turn-helix domain-containing protein, which produces MGIKLNKTADGREHVVLEPELAARLESAVRASSGFSLRVGESLARVEPREFDTSLVHVMERVKPLFQKWTLEMLFVLAVAQKLRFNQIKSRLEGISSRTLSTKLQELEAMGLVDRNVVNERPVRIEYRLSEQGRVIAGLTAPLVVYMSLEPARVVPALATIHADDDAPATQA